From Robbsia betulipollinis, the proteins below share one genomic window:
- a CDS encoding SixA phosphatase family protein, with translation MQLILWRHAQAEDSTNASGDPRHRDLARELTLTGEKQARRTAEWLRPRLPAGSVVLVSPAIRTVQTAQQLTSEFERLATLAPDTEPAAVLEAVDWARGGERVVVVVGHQPTLGRVAGLLLTGQDQDMSVRKSAAWWFQSGFNDRGGRASLRAVFDAALG, from the coding sequence ATGCAACTGATTTTATGGCGCCATGCGCAGGCGGAAGACAGTACGAACGCCTCCGGAGACCCGCGTCATCGAGACCTTGCCCGCGAACTGACCCTCACGGGCGAAAAGCAGGCGCGCCGCACCGCCGAATGGCTCAGACCGCGTCTGCCCGCCGGTAGCGTGGTGCTGGTCAGTCCCGCGATCCGCACGGTTCAGACCGCGCAGCAGTTGACCAGCGAATTCGAGCGGCTGGCCACGCTCGCCCCCGATACCGAACCGGCCGCAGTGCTGGAGGCGGTGGACTGGGCACGCGGCGGCGAACGCGTGGTGGTCGTGGTGGGACATCAGCCCACGCTAGGCCGGGTCGCCGGCCTGCTGTTGACCGGGCAGGACCAGGACATGTCGGTCCGCAAGAGCGCGGCCTGGTGGTTCCAGTCGGGATTCAACGATCGCGGCGGGCGCGCATCGCTACGGGCGGTGTTCGACGCGGCGCTCGGCTAG
- a CDS encoding PIN domain-containing protein, translating to MVSFDRLAAVLDACVLVPMIVRDVLLTLADHEFFNPRWSQTIHDEWTRNLNAYRMVADGNSDASGQIAKIRATMDSAFPDALVVCELPELANLTPVDPKDRHVVMTALAAKADAIITFNTKDFAADHVRTHFGIDIIHPDDFALDLIDLNEKRAIAALKELRKRKCRPSWTVEDLVERLRKSRMPQMALWLEAGDVRPLL from the coding sequence ATGGTGTCGTTCGACCGGCTCGCTGCTGTGCTGGATGCCTGCGTCCTGGTCCCGATGATCGTCAGGGACGTCCTGTTGACGCTGGCTGACCACGAATTTTTCAATCCTCGCTGGTCGCAAACGATTCACGATGAGTGGACACGTAATCTAAATGCGTATCGAATGGTTGCTGATGGTAACAGCGACGCCAGCGGCCAGATTGCAAAGATTCGTGCAACGATGGATTCAGCATTTCCGGACGCACTGGTGGTATGCGAACTGCCGGAATTGGCGAATCTAACCCCAGTCGATCCAAAGGATCGCCATGTCGTAATGACTGCGCTGGCCGCGAAAGCCGATGCGATCATCACGTTCAATACGAAGGATTTTGCCGCAGACCATGTGAGAACGCATTTCGGGATCGATATCATCCACCCGGATGATTTTGCTCTCGATTTGATCGATCTCAACGAGAAACGAGCCATTGCCGCTCTCAAGGAACTGCGAAAGCGAAAGTGTCGGCCTTCTTGGACCGTGGAAGACTTGGTGGAGCGTTTGCGGAAAAGCCGGATGCCGCAAATGGCGTTATGGCTTGAAGCGGGGGATGTCCGGCCGTTGCTCTAA
- a CDS encoding helix-turn-helix domain-containing protein, translated as MTISSPERIVLSDDEATLLAQASRLMGEALDRPHAPRVALVNEDNDGDISRIEVPPTTLRALSRILAMMAKQQVFVMVPEHTELTTKQAAEILGVSRPYLISRLEAGDLDYRKVGRHRRIRMDDIQRFKHAMQVARKSALDELVATSEDIGGYDL; from the coding sequence ATGACGATTTCATCACCTGAGCGCATCGTGCTGTCCGACGACGAAGCGACCCTGCTCGCACAGGCTAGCCGTCTCATGGGAGAAGCCCTGGATCGGCCTCATGCGCCGCGCGTCGCGCTGGTCAATGAAGACAACGACGGGGACATCTCACGTATCGAAGTACCTCCGACCACGTTGCGGGCGCTGTCCCGCATCCTTGCGATGATGGCGAAACAGCAAGTGTTCGTCATGGTGCCGGAACACACCGAACTGACAACAAAGCAAGCTGCCGAGATATTGGGCGTGTCTCGGCCTTATCTGATTTCCCGTCTCGAGGCAGGCGATTTGGATTATCGGAAGGTGGGCCGGCACCGCCGCATCAGAATGGACGATATCCAGCGCTTCAAACATGCGATGCAGGTCGCCCGCAAGAGCGCTCTGGATGAGTTGGTCGCGACCAGTGAGGACATCGGGGGGTATGACCTGTAA
- a CDS encoding transposase, translated as MHTIAEEAPRGRTRRTYSASFRAELIEQCRQPGVSCSAVAVSHGMNPNVLRRWIKEIDSAKALPQVLEQRAVDXGPRGADRQ; from the coding sequence GTGCACACTATTGCCGAAGAAGCGCCCAGGGGGCGCACGCGCCGCACATACAGTGCGTCATTCAGAGCCGAACTCATTGAGCAATGCCGGCAACCCGGCGTCTCCTGCTCAGCGGTGGCGGTTTCGCATGGCATGAATCCAAACGTGCTGCGGCGCTGGATCAAGGAAATCGACAGCGCGAAGGCACTACCCCAAGTCCTCGAACAGCGGGCCGTCGATNGAGGACCCCGAGGTGCCGATCGACAATAA